A stretch of the Diadema setosum chromosome 16, eeDiaSeto1, whole genome shotgun sequence genome encodes the following:
- the LOC140239916 gene encoding tRNA (guanine-N(7)-)-methyltransferase-like: protein MAGPLKLPQKKYYRQRAHSNPMSDHTFEYPVKPSEMDWTQYYPTEQTRPNQRVELLDVGCGYGGLLVSLSPMFKDTLILGMEIRIKVADYVQQRIEALRQNHQDMYNNIACIRCNAMKHLPNFFEKGQLKKMFFLFPDPHFKKTKHKWRIVSPTLIAEYAYVLSEGGLVYTITDVQEMHEWMAKHFEEHPLFERLSDKEMNEDPVVKKLYESTEEGQKVTRNQGDKFPAVFRRISDPYVTSNSNS from the exons ATGGCAGGGCCTCTGAAACTACCGCAGAAGAAATATTACAGACAGAGAGCTCATTCGAATCCTATGTCCGATCACACCTTTGAGTA CCCTGTCAAGCCATCAGAAATGGACTGGACGCAGTACTATCCCACTGAGCAAACGAGACCGAACCAGAGGGTGGAGCTTCTTGACGTTGGCTGTGGATACGGTGGACTGttag TTTCGCTGTCCCCCATGTTCAAGGACACCCTCATTCTGGGCATGGAGATTCGCATCAAGGTGGCTGACTATGTGCAGCAGCGAATAGAGGCTCTCAGACAGAACCACCAGGACATGTATAACAACATCGCCTGCATCCGCTGCAATGCCATGAAACACCTGCCAAACTTCTTTGAGAAAGGACAG ctaaAAAAGATGTTCTTCCTCTTTCCAGACCCCCACTTCAAGAAGACCAAGCACAAGTGGCGGATAGTTAGTCCAACCCTGATAGCCGAGTATGCGTACGTTCTCTCTGAAGGG GGGCTCGTTTACACAATAACTGATGTTCAGGAGATGCATGAATGGATGGCAAAGCACTTTGAAGAACACCCACTGTTTGAACGACTCTCGGATAAAGAAATG AACGAGGATCCTGTAGTGAAGAAACTATACGAGAGTACTGAggaaggtcaaaaggtcacacGTAATCAAGGAGACAAGTTTCCAGCCGTCTTCCGTCGAATTTCAGACCCGTATGTCACATCAAACAGTAATTCATAG